The following are encoded together in the bacterium genome:
- the pnp gene encoding polyribonucleotide nucleotidyltransferase translates to MQHKVEIDFHGRPLSIEVGRLAKQASGAALVQYGETVVLTTAVASQSTRPGIDFFPLTVDYQEKAFAAGKIPGGFFKREGRQGEKEILTSRLIDRPIRPLFAEGYKCETQIIATVLSFDKENDSDTVAMLGASTALHVSDIPFLSPIAGVRIGRIGGKFVINPYLSQMGESDLNLLVAGTRDSIVMVEGGARMLSEDVMLDALYTALDALQPLIAMQEELRTKLGKPKREVAVADIDANLRKVVEELALPRLRKAMTVVAKMERRAAVSAAHSEVRAAAVAQFPEQDAAVNEVIEDIESRAMREMIVTEKKRVDGRGVTDIRPISCEVDVLPRTHGSSLFTRGETQALATTTLGTASDEQRIDALIGEHYRKFMLHYNFPPFSVGETKPLRGPSRRDTGHGALAERALTPVLPDEKAFPYTIRIVSEILESNGSSSMATVCSGSLSLMDAGVPIKAPVAGIAMGLIKEGEDIAVLSDILGDEDHLGDMDFKVAGTAEGITALQMDIKIHGVTKDIMRQALTQAREGRLHILNVMNQTLNTARGDISAHAPRIVSIKVRQDKIRDIIGPGGKVIRGIVEETGCKIDIEDDGTVFIASSEEAGMKRAIEIIEGITMEAQVGKIYKGKVVRIVDFGAFVEIMPGTDGLLHISQIGPGRVQRVSDVLKEGDEIPVKVLEIDKSGKIRLSRKEAMTETGQPAGGS, encoded by the coding sequence ATGCAACACAAAGTTGAAATCGACTTTCACGGTCGACCCTTGTCCATCGAGGTCGGTCGGCTCGCGAAGCAGGCGAGTGGAGCGGCGCTCGTGCAGTACGGCGAGACCGTCGTGCTGACCACCGCGGTCGCCAGCCAGAGCACGCGGCCGGGCATCGACTTCTTTCCCCTGACGGTCGACTACCAGGAGAAGGCCTTCGCGGCCGGAAAGATCCCGGGCGGCTTCTTCAAGCGCGAGGGGCGTCAGGGCGAGAAGGAGATTCTGACCTCGCGGCTCATCGACCGGCCGATCCGGCCGCTGTTCGCCGAGGGCTACAAGTGCGAGACGCAGATCATCGCCACGGTGCTGTCGTTCGACAAGGAGAACGACTCCGACACCGTTGCCATGCTCGGTGCCTCGACGGCCCTGCACGTGTCCGACATCCCGTTCCTCAGCCCCATCGCCGGGGTGCGGATCGGGCGCATCGGCGGCAAGTTCGTCATCAATCCGTATCTGTCGCAGATGGGGGAGAGCGACCTGAACCTGCTGGTCGCCGGCACCAGGGACAGCATCGTGATGGTCGAGGGCGGCGCCAGGATGCTGTCCGAGGACGTCATGCTCGACGCGCTGTACACGGCGTTGGACGCCTTGCAGCCGCTGATCGCGATGCAGGAGGAGCTGCGCACCAAGCTCGGCAAGCCGAAGCGCGAGGTGGCAGTCGCCGACATCGACGCCAACCTCCGCAAGGTGGTCGAGGAGCTGGCGCTGCCGCGCCTCCGCAAGGCGATGACCGTCGTCGCCAAGATGGAGCGCCGCGCCGCTGTCTCGGCGGCTCACAGCGAGGTGCGGGCGGCGGCGGTGGCGCAGTTCCCGGAGCAGGACGCCGCGGTCAACGAGGTCATCGAAGACATCGAGAGCCGCGCCATGCGGGAGATGATCGTCACCGAGAAGAAGCGCGTCGATGGTCGTGGAGTGACCGACATCCGCCCGATCAGTTGCGAGGTCGACGTGCTGCCGCGCACACACGGTTCGTCGCTCTTCACCCGCGGCGAAACGCAGGCGCTGGCGACGACCACGCTCGGCACGGCGTCGGACGAGCAGCGCATCGACGCGCTGATCGGCGAGCACTACCGCAAGTTCATGCTGCACTACAATTTCCCGCCGTTCAGTGTCGGCGAGACGAAGCCGCTGCGCGGGCCCAGCCGGCGCGATACCGGTCACGGCGCTTTGGCCGAACGCGCCCTGACGCCGGTGCTGCCGGACGAGAAGGCGTTTCCCTACACCATCCGCATCGTCTCCGAGATTCTCGAGTCGAACGGGTCGTCTTCGATGGCCACGGTCTGCTCCGGCAGCCTGTCGCTGATGGACGCCGGCGTGCCGATCAAGGCGCCGGTTGCCGGCATCGCCATGGGCTTGATCAAGGAGGGCGAGGACATCGCCGTCCTCTCGGACATCCTCGGCGACGAGGATCATCTCGGCGACATGGACTTCAAGGTCGCCGGCACGGCCGAGGGCATCACCGCCCTGCAGATGGACATCAAGATCCACGGCGTCACCAAGGACATCATGCGCCAGGCGCTCACCCAGGCTCGCGAGGGCCGTCTGCACATCCTGAACGTGATGAACCAGACGCTCAACACGGCCCGCGGCGACATCTCGGCGCACGCGCCGCGCATCGTCTCGATCAAGGTCCGCCAGGACAAGATCCGCGACATCATCGGACCCGGTGGCAAGGTGATCCGCGGCATCGTCGAGGAGACCGGCTGCAAGATCGACATCGAGGACGACGGGACCGTCTTCATCGCTTCCAGCGAGGAAGCCGGCATGAAGCGCGCCATCGAGATCATCGAAGGGATCACGATGGAAGCGCAGGTCGGCAAGATCTACAAGGGCAAGGTGGTCCGCATCGTGGACTTCGGCGCCTTCGTCGAGATCATGCCCGGCACCGACGGCCTGCTGCACATTTCCCAGATCGGCCCCGGCCGCGTGCAGCGCGTGTCCGACGTGCTGAAGGAAGGGGATGAGATCCCCGTCAAGGTGCTGGAGATCGACAAGTCCGGGAAGATCCGCCTGAGCCGCAAGGAGGCCATGACGGAGACAGGTCAACCCGCGGGCGGCAGTTGA
- the rpsO gene encoding 30S ribosomal protein S15, whose amino-acid sequence MGVALQRKQELVEQFRQHPTDTGSPEVQIALLSERIDYLTEHFKTHSKDHHSRRGLLKLVGQRRRLLDYLKRYDNERYKSVIDRLKLRR is encoded by the coding sequence ATGGGAGTCGCTCTGCAGCGTAAACAGGAGCTGGTCGAACAGTTTCGCCAGCATCCAACCGACACCGGGTCGCCTGAAGTCCAGATCGCGCTGCTGAGTGAGCGAATCGACTACCTGACGGAGCACTTCAAGACCCATTCGAAGGACCACCACTCTCGCCGCGGGTTGCTCAAGCTCGTGGGACAGCGGCGCCGATTGCTCGACTACCTCAAGCGCTACGACAACGAGCGCTACAAGAGCGTGATCGATCGGCTGAAGCTCCGCCGCTGA
- the truB gene encoding tRNA pseudouridine(55) synthase TruB: MNGILLIDKPEGLTSAEVVRRIKRQLARGAKVGHLGTLDPFATGLLPLCLGEGTKIAQFLNSADKRYTGRIQLGVATDTGDRAGAVVSEAPVPALDAATLAEVVRRFSGEIRQRPPMYSALKKDGVPLYRLARQGIEVEREERAVRIDRLVLEPAGPSQLRLEVECSKGTYVRVLGEEIGIALGTVAHLRELRRTGFGDFGIAQAVALDAFDPANPAGFVPLRAALAHLPAVTLDAQGLRAVRQGKSSALSRLAGLAAPVAALVDAQGELAAVAIRERGHWRYGRVLAPAFTASDARGTKHG; this comes from the coding sequence GTGAACGGCATCCTGCTGATAGACAAGCCGGAGGGGCTGACCTCGGCCGAGGTCGTGCGCCGCATCAAGCGTCAGCTAGCACGCGGCGCCAAGGTCGGGCATCTCGGCACCCTCGATCCCTTCGCCACCGGCCTCCTGCCGCTCTGTCTCGGAGAAGGGACCAAGATCGCCCAGTTCCTCAACTCCGCCGACAAGCGCTACACCGGCCGCATCCAACTCGGGGTGGCGACCGACACCGGCGATCGCGCCGGCGCCGTGGTCTCGGAGGCGCCGGTGCCGGCGCTCGATGCCGCGACGTTGGCCGAGGTCGTCCGCCGCTTCAGCGGCGAGATCCGCCAGCGGCCCCCGATGTACTCGGCGCTGAAGAAGGACGGCGTGCCGCTCTACCGCCTGGCGCGACAGGGCATCGAGGTCGAGCGCGAGGAACGCGCGGTGCGCATCGACCGCCTGGTGCTGGAGCCGGCCGGCCCGTCGCAATTGCGCCTCGAGGTGGAGTGCTCGAAGGGCACCTACGTTCGGGTGCTCGGCGAGGAGATCGGCATTGCCCTCGGCACGGTGGCGCATCTTCGCGAGCTGCGTCGCACCGGCTTCGGCGACTTCGGCATCGCTCAGGCGGTGGCGCTGGACGCCTTCGATCCTGCCAATCCCGCCGGCTTCGTTCCGCTCCGCGCCGCGCTGGCGCACCTGCCGGCGGTCACCCTCGACGCTCAGGGCCTGCGGGCCGTGCGCCAGGGCAAGAGCAGCGCGCTGTCGCGTCTGGCCGGCCTCGCCGCGCCAGTGGCCGCCCTAGTCGATGCCCAGGGCGAGCTCGCGGCGGTCGCGATCCGGGAGCGGGGGCATTGGCGGTACGGACGAGTTCTGGCCCCTGCCTTTACAGCATCGGATGCCCGTGGTACCAAACACGGTTGA
- the rbfA gene encoding 30S ribosome-binding factor RbfA — protein MSRRTDRVGEAIQELVAGLLVREIKDPRIGLVTITGVRVSPDLRHARVYFSTLGDDEQRHRSLRGLRSAAGFVRGQIARQLNLRVAPEIVFELDDSLEEAERLARLLKDLPPSDEQS, from the coding sequence ATGAGCCGGCGCACGGACCGCGTCGGCGAGGCGATCCAGGAGCTGGTCGCCGGTCTCCTGGTGCGCGAGATCAAGGATCCGCGCATCGGTCTGGTCACCATCACCGGCGTCCGGGTGTCGCCGGATCTGCGCCACGCCCGCGTCTACTTCAGCACCCTGGGCGACGACGAGCAGCGCCACCGCTCGCTGCGCGGACTGCGCAGCGCCGCGGGGTTCGTGCGTGGCCAGATCGCCCGCCAGCTCAATCTCCGCGTCGCCCCCGAGATCGTCTTCGAGCTCGACGACAGCCTCGAGGAGGCGGAGCGCCTGGCGCGCCTGCTCAAGGACCTGCCGCCTTCGGACGAGCAGTCGTGA
- a CDS encoding DUF503 domain-containing protein, which produces MVVGVLKLTLFIPENHSLKGKRGVLNKIKARVSNTFNVSIAECDDQDLWQRTTLGVSQVGSDAGYVEGALRQVVRFIDDLHVAEVGADEIELFHV; this is translated from the coding sequence ATGGTCGTCGGCGTGCTCAAGCTCACCCTCTTCATCCCGGAGAACCATTCGCTCAAGGGCAAGCGCGGCGTGCTCAACAAGATCAAGGCGCGCGTTTCCAACACGTTCAATGTTTCCATCGCCGAATGCGACGATCAGGACCTCTGGCAGCGCACGACCCTGGGGGTATCGCAGGTCGGGAGTGACGCTGGCTACGTCGAGGGGGCGTTGCGCCAGGTGGTCCGTTTCATCGACGACCTGCACGTCGCCGAGGTCGGCGCCGACGAGATCGAGCTCTTCCACGTCTGA
- the infB gene encoding translation initiation factor IF-2, which translates to MSRRVHELAKEWGLEPKDLSGRLEKIGLRNKRAQSSLTDEEVQRAAEELGFVEKPQVTIGGERVVVGETGATVVERRVGSKVIRRRAAATPEIEPGLIEPLEPIGIQGEVLQAFAAPEPLAEPFDVPPPLPPMPEPLIEEPPLPEPEQVVEEAAVAPAPPLVETPVEEAAPAPTPPPPVVARPPVPAPPKPAPKTPLVERTITPAEPSLDRPFGPKVLGRIDLKKAEAARIAATRTTRPAGGAAAGRGRGPAGATPEMPPMPPTEERGKKKKRRVIQKPEFAEIGDRDKRLGSRLPRKKRALPGKEQRQTEITQPKASKRVVRISEVVSVGDLAKAMGVKAGEVVKKLMEQGMMATINQLLDADTATLIASEFGYNVENVTFDAEAAVEVGHEASSDEHLQSRPPVVTIMGHVDHGKTSLLDAVRETNVTAGEAGGITQHIGAYTVDVHGRRVTFLDTPGHEAFTAMRARGAKVTDIVILVVAADDGVMPQTVEAINHARAASVPMVVAINKIDKPEANLERIRQDLANHGLVPEDWGGDTVTVPVSAKTREGLPTLLEMLLLQADLLELKANPDKPARGTIVEAKLDRGRGPVATVLVQEGTLKPGDPFVCGPFAGRVRAMIDDRGHKVTVADPSTPVEILGLPSVPEAGSSFVVVADEATARQVAEHRAAKHREASLLKTSKVSLEDLYRQVQAGDTKELRIVIKADVQGSAEALSDALSRLSADEVRLKVIHASVGGITESDVMLASASNAVVIGFNVRPEAKATLAGEREGVDIRLYEIIYDAINDVRDAMEGLLEPTYKEKVLGRAEVRNTFNIPGIGLIAGCYVTDGKITRNAQARLVRDSIVVHNGKIGSLKRFKDDAREVQTGYECGIGLDNFSDVKVGDVIEAYEMEQVARRLSTPARGATAERSL; encoded by the coding sequence ATGTCGCGTAGGGTACACGAGCTAGCGAAAGAGTGGGGCCTCGAACCCAAGGACCTCAGCGGCCGCCTCGAGAAGATCGGGCTGCGCAACAAGCGTGCGCAGAGCTCGTTGACCGACGAGGAGGTACAGCGCGCCGCCGAGGAGCTCGGCTTCGTCGAGAAGCCGCAGGTGACGATCGGTGGCGAGCGCGTGGTGGTCGGTGAAACCGGCGCGACGGTCGTCGAACGCCGGGTCGGCAGCAAGGTGATTCGCCGCCGCGCCGCGGCCACGCCGGAGATCGAGCCCGGGTTGATCGAGCCGCTGGAGCCGATCGGCATCCAGGGTGAGGTACTGCAGGCGTTCGCCGCGCCGGAACCGCTCGCGGAGCCCTTCGACGTGCCGCCGCCGCTGCCGCCGATGCCGGAGCCGTTGATCGAGGAACCGCCGCTCCCGGAACCCGAACAGGTGGTCGAGGAAGCGGCCGTGGCGCCGGCCCCGCCACTCGTCGAAACGCCCGTCGAGGAGGCCGCTCCTGCGCCAACGCCCCCGCCGCCGGTGGTTGCGCGCCCGCCGGTGCCGGCACCGCCGAAGCCGGCGCCCAAGACGCCGCTGGTGGAGCGGACGATCACGCCCGCCGAGCCGTCGCTCGATCGGCCCTTCGGTCCCAAGGTGCTGGGTCGCATCGATCTCAAGAAAGCGGAAGCGGCGCGTATCGCGGCCACACGCACGACACGGCCGGCGGGCGGCGCGGCGGCCGGTCGCGGTCGTGGGCCTGCGGGCGCGACGCCCGAGATGCCACCGATGCCGCCGACCGAGGAGCGCGGCAAGAAGAAGAAGCGGCGCGTCATCCAGAAGCCGGAGTTCGCCGAGATCGGCGATCGCGACAAGCGGCTCGGCTCGCGGCTGCCGCGCAAGAAGCGGGCGCTGCCGGGCAAGGAGCAGCGGCAGACCGAGATCACGCAGCCGAAGGCCAGCAAGCGCGTCGTTCGCATCTCCGAGGTCGTGTCGGTCGGCGATCTCGCCAAGGCGATGGGCGTCAAGGCCGGCGAGGTGGTGAAGAAGCTGATGGAGCAGGGGATGATGGCCACCATCAACCAACTGCTCGACGCCGACACCGCGACGCTGATCGCCTCCGAGTTCGGTTACAACGTCGAGAACGTGACCTTCGACGCCGAGGCAGCGGTCGAGGTTGGCCACGAGGCGAGCAGCGACGAACACCTGCAGTCGCGTCCGCCGGTGGTGACGATCATGGGCCACGTCGACCACGGCAAGACGTCGCTGCTCGACGCCGTGCGCGAGACCAACGTGACCGCGGGCGAGGCGGGTGGCATCACCCAGCACATCGGCGCCTACACCGTCGACGTGCACGGGCGCCGCGTCACCTTCCTCGACACCCCGGGCCACGAGGCCTTCACCGCCATGCGCGCCCGCGGCGCCAAGGTGACCGACATCGTCATCCTCGTCGTTGCCGCCGACGACGGCGTGATGCCGCAGACAGTGGAAGCCATCAACCACGCCCGAGCCGCCAGCGTGCCGATGGTGGTGGCGATCAACAAGATCGACAAGCCCGAGGCCAATCTCGAGCGCATCCGTCAGGACCTCGCCAATCACGGACTGGTTCCGGAGGACTGGGGCGGCGATACGGTCACGGTGCCGGTGTCGGCGAAGACCCGCGAGGGGCTGCCGACGCTGCTCGAGATGCTGCTGCTGCAGGCCGATCTGCTGGAGCTCAAGGCGAATCCGGACAAGCCGGCGCGCGGCACCATCGTCGAGGCCAAGCTCGACCGCGGGCGCGGTCCGGTGGCCACGGTGCTGGTCCAGGAAGGCACGTTGAAGCCCGGCGATCCCTTCGTCTGCGGTCCGTTCGCCGGTCGCGTCCGTGCCATGATCGACGATCGCGGCCACAAGGTGACAGTCGCCGATCCGTCGACGCCGGTGGAGATCCTCGGGTTGCCGTCGGTGCCGGAGGCCGGCAGCTCATTCGTGGTCGTCGCCGACGAGGCGACCGCCCGTCAGGTCGCCGAGCATCGCGCCGCCAAGCACCGCGAGGCGTCGCTGCTCAAGACATCGAAGGTCTCGCTCGAGGACCTGTACCGCCAGGTGCAGGCCGGCGACACGAAGGAACTGCGCATCGTCATCAAGGCCGACGTGCAGGGTTCGGCCGAGGCGCTGTCGGACGCGCTGTCGCGCCTGTCCGCCGACGAGGTACGCCTGAAGGTGATTCACGCCTCCGTGGGCGGCATCACCGAGAGCGACGTGATGCTGGCATCGGCGTCGAACGCCGTCGTCATCGGCTTCAATGTCCGTCCCGAGGCGAAGGCGACCCTCGCCGGCGAGCGCGAAGGCGTCGATATCCGGCTGTACGAGATCATCTACGACGCCATCAACGACGTCCGCGATGCCATGGAGGGTCTGCTCGAGCCGACCTACAAGGAGAAGGTCCTCGGGCGCGCCGAGGTGCGCAATACGTTCAACATTCCCGGCATCGGCCTCATCGCCGGCTGCTACGTCACCGACGGCAAGATCACCCGCAACGCCCAGGCTCGCCTCGTCCGCGACAGCATCGTCGTGCACAACGGCAAGATCGGCAGCCTCAAGCGATTCAAGGACGACGCGCGCGAGGTGCAGACCGGGTACGAGTGTGGCATCGGCCTCGACAACTTCTCCGACGTCAAGGTCGGCGATGTCATCGAGGCCTACGAGATGGAGCAGGTGGCGCGCCGGCTGAGCACGCCCGCCCGCGGCGCCACGGCTGAGCGGTCGCTCTGA